One Diospyros lotus cultivar Yz01 chromosome 1, ASM1463336v1, whole genome shotgun sequence genomic window carries:
- the LOC127793936 gene encoding uncharacterized protein LOC127793936: MTIDCKYYLCDAHFPLVPGFLAPYRRTRYHRIDIEGQHPESSKELFNFRHSSLHNVVERTIGLLKRRFTYLRHQPYNDIETQAKIVLACCVVHNFLRNDDIEDVCGEDVDTSDDEDNPTHVVDVSKDETPNAHIFFTADAAWSNNRNIIADLIWADYRPNHDAGVDFD, encoded by the exons ATGACGATCGATT GTAAATATTATCTTTGTGATGCCCACTTCCCATTGGTTCCAGGATTTCTTGCACCATATCGTAGGACTCGTTATCATCGTATAGACATTGAGGGTCAACATCCTGAAAGTAGTAAGGAGTTGTTCAATTTTCGCCATTCATCTCTACATAATGTTGTTGAGAGGACAATTGGTTTGCTTAAGAGAAGATTTACAtatttgaggcatcaaccctACAACGACATTGAAACACAAGCAAAGATAGTCCTTGCTTGTTGTGTCGTCCACAActtcttaaggaatgatgatataGAAGATGTTTGTGGTGAGGACGTAGATACTAGCGATGATGAGGATAACCCTACACATGTTGTCGATGTATCTAAAGACGAGACTCCAAATGCTCATATATTTTTCACAGCTGATGCAGCATGGTCTAATAATAGGAATATAATTGCTGATTTAATATGGGCTGATTATCGTCCCAACCATGATGCAGGAGTTGATTtcgattaa